The segment AAAAATACTGGAGTCATAGCATTGAAGGAATATTATGAAAAAAAGAAAATTGAAGAGCAGCATATGAATCAAAAAAAGAAAATAAACCTACAGTTACTGCTACTGAAATTAGCGTAGATGAAGCTTGTAACCTAGCGAAAAAATACGCTAATAATAAAGTGGAGAATACTAAGTATAAGTATGACCATATGGACAAAAAAGGAGATATACAATATTATGTAATTCATGCCTTTGAAGATATGTCAGACCATATTGCAACTAATGGATGGTATTATGTAGATAAATTTACAGGTAAGGTTTATGAATGGGATCTTGCAAGTGATAAGTTAATTCCATTGAATTAACTATAACTCTTTTAAAGTTACTTAAATAACTGGTAAGAGGTAATTATAAAGACAAATAAATCTAAAGAAAAGAGGATAAATAATATGAAACTATTTTTTATATCAGATATTCATGGTTCAGCTAAATATTTAAGAAAGGCACTAAAAGCTTATGAAAAGGAAAAAGCTCAGTATATAGTTATACTAGGAGATGAACTATATCATGGAGCTAGAAATCCACTACCTGAAGAATATAATCCAAAGGAAGTTACAAGAATACTTAATGAATATAAAGATAAAATTATGGCTGTAAGGGGAAATTGTGATAGTGAAGTGGATCAAATGGTTATTGAATATCCTATAATGAGTGATTACTCTATAATTTTATATAATGGAAAAAGATTATTTTTAACTCACGGGCATATTTATAATAAGGATAATTTGCCTAATATAAGTAATGGAGATGTTCTTATATATGGGCATACTCACGTTCCTGTGGCAGATAAAATTAATGGTATATCTATTATAAATCCGGGATCTATTACTTTTCCAAAAGAAAACACTCCTCACTGTTATGGAATACTTGAAGATAACAAATTCTGTATAAAAACCTTAGAGGGAGAAATTTACAAAGAGTTAGATATTTAAAATTAAAATAAGTATTTAAATAAATTAGAATATAAACATCCTTTTCAAGAGAAAATAATTTTGAAAGGGGTGTTTTTATTATGCTAAAAAAATTTAAAAAAGGCCAATATGAAGATGCAGTGGAATATGCAAAAGAATTAATTGATGCTGGAATAGGGGCAAAAGAAATAAAAATTAGGACAAAATTAGATGAAAATCAAATAAGAAAGATTATGGAAAAAAATCAAAAAAATTAAATGATAGATAAAGGATGTGATAATAATGACTAAAAGAAAGAAAACTAATAAACAAATTTCAGCTATGGGTATAAAAAAACAGGATAATGACTCGGAAGTAAAGAATAAAAAGAAGGATTTAAAAAATGAATATAATTAAGATTATATATAATTTATTTATAAACCCAATAGTATAGTCAAAGAAAAAATAAAATAATTGTAAAAATATACTTGCAATCAAGAAAAATATGGTTTATACTAATAAATGTAAAAATAATATTTACAAATTTTAAAAAAGGAGGTCGTAAAATTGTTAAATATAATGTTTGAAAGAATTAGTGATATTAACACAGTCACTGATAGCTTTAATGCGATCATTGAAAACTTAAAAATTTATTACGATCTATGGGGTGAAAGCAATAATTGATTATTGCCACGGAGTCCTTCCTTTAATGACTATTTATATTGCATTTAAGCCATAGGTTTTACCTGTGGCTTTTTTACGCATTTTTATGGTATAAATAGTTTATTACAATAAAATTACTATTTTAATGTATATAAAAGCCTTAGGAATATTATGTTCCGGGCTTTTGTTTTTTTATATTTTGGAGGTGTAAAAATGAATAAGAAATTTTTAAAAGCCGAATATTGTAAAGGTACAAAAACCTTTACATGAAAAACTGGATTTATGGGCGCAAATAGAAAGGGGGAAGTAATACAATGAAAAATTTTAAACTACTATGGAGTTTCATGAAAGGCAATAGAATCATGTACATTGGAGCTATTTTTAGTATAGGGATTGCAACAATGTTTTCTACTGTTTCTCCAATTATTATTAAGACCACTATTGATTCTATTATATCTGATAAGCCTATGGAATTACCTGGTTTTGGAATGAATTTTGTAAATTGGTTAGGGGGAAAACCAGTTTTAGTTAAGAATTTATGGATTTGCTCAATAGTATTAATTACAATAACTCTATTAAAGTGTATATTTTTGTTTTTAAAAGGTAAATGGTCCGCTGAAGCTTCTGAAAATATAGCAAAAACTATAAGAGAAAAACTTTATGATCATATTCAACATTTACCTTACGATTACCATGTGAAATGTGAAACTGGTGATTTAATACAAAGATGTACTTCTGATATAGACTCAATTAGAAGGTTTTTGGCATTGCAATTAGTTACAATTGGAAGAGCAATTTTTATAATTATTTTTTCTTTAATTATGATGCTTTCTTTGAATGTGAAGATGACAATGATTGCTATGGCTGCGGTGCCAATAATATTCATATATTCTTTTAGATTTTTTAACAGCATAAAAAATCTTTTTACAAAAACAGATGAAGCTGAAGGAAAGATGACCACAGTACTTCAAGAAAATTTATCAGGAGTAAGAGTTGTAAGAGCTTTTGGAAGGCAAAAGTATGAAATAGATAAATTTGATGAGAAAAGTGATAAATTTACTAAATTGAGTTATAAAATGTACTCTTTAAGAGGAACTTACTGGGCAGTATCAGATTTTTTATCTATGATTCAAACTGGAGCGGTGTTAATATCTGGGGTGTATTTTACAGCTAATGGAAGGATAACCTTAGGAACTTTATTTGTGTTTATAACTTATGAAGGAATGCTTTTATGGCCAGTGAGACAGCTTGGGAGAATACTTTCTGACACAGGTAAAATGGTGGTATCTTTAAGGCGTATTGGTGAAGTTCTATCTGAAAAAGAAGAAGAAATAAAGGTAGAAGATTTAAAACCTAAGGTTAAGGGAAAAGTCGATTTTAAGGACTTGTATTTTGAATATGAAAAAGATACTCCTATACTAAAGAAAATTACTTTTACTGCAGAACCTGGTGAGACTATAGGTATAATTGGAAAAACAGGCTCAGGAAAATCTTCTCTTGTTCATCTACTTTTAAGGCTTTATGACTATCAAAAGGGGTCTATAAAAATAGATGGAGTAGAACTTAAAGATATAAATAGAAAATGGATGAGAAAAAATGTAGGAATAGTGCTTCAAGAACCATTTTTATTTTCAAAAACTATAAAAGAAAATATAAGTTTAGCAAAGCACAATGCAGAGGATAAAGATGTATATGAAGCTGCAAGTATTGCATCTATTCATAGTGTAATAGAAAATTTTGATAAAGGATATGACACTTTACTTGGAGAAAAGGGAGTAACCTTATCAGGTGGTCAAAGACAGAGGGTTGCAATTGCAAGAACTATTATAAATTCAAGCCCTATTTTAATTTTTGATGATTCACTAAGTGCAGTAGATACTGAAACGGACAAGGCTATTAGAGAGGCATTAGAAAGAAGAAGTAAAGGTGTCACTACATTTATAATTTCTCATAGAATATCAACTTTAAAATCTTCGGATAAAATAATAGTTTTAGATAAAGGTGAAGTTTCTCAAATGGGAACTCATGATGAATTAATAAATGAGGAAGGATTATATAAACGTATTTGGGATATACAAAGTGATCAAAATGGAAATTACAACAAAAAAGGCAAAGTAAGCTAGATTTATAAAGAAAGTTAGATATATTAGGAAGAGAGTTCGAAATTGAAGGGATGTGAAGTATTTGGAACTTCAAAGAGAAGAAGAAATAAATCAAAAGTTAGATATGGGACTTTGGAGAAAACTATTTAAATATATATATATATTTAAAAAACAACTACTTATTTTAGCTTTTGTAATGGTAGCAGTAGCTGGTATAGATGTTTTGATTCCCTATTTAACGAAATATGCTATAGATAAATTT is part of the Haloimpatiens sp. FM7315 genome and harbors:
- a CDS encoding ABC transporter ATP-binding protein gives rise to the protein MKNFKLLWSFMKGNRIMYIGAIFSIGIATMFSTVSPIIIKTTIDSIISDKPMELPGFGMNFVNWLGGKPVLVKNLWICSIVLITITLLKCIFLFLKGKWSAEASENIAKTIREKLYDHIQHLPYDYHVKCETGDLIQRCTSDIDSIRRFLALQLVTIGRAIFIIIFSLIMMLSLNVKMTMIAMAAVPIIFIYSFRFFNSIKNLFTKTDEAEGKMTTVLQENLSGVRVVRAFGRQKYEIDKFDEKSDKFTKLSYKMYSLRGTYWAVSDFLSMIQTGAVLISGVYFTANGRITLGTLFVFITYEGMLLWPVRQLGRILSDTGKMVVSLRRIGEVLSEKEEEIKVEDLKPKVKGKVDFKDLYFEYEKDTPILKKITFTAEPGETIGIIGKTGSGKSSLVHLLLRLYDYQKGSIKIDGVELKDINRKWMRKNVGIVLQEPFLFSKTIKENISLAKHNAEDKDVYEAASIASIHSVIENFDKGYDTLLGEKGVTLSGGQRQRVAIARTIINSSPILIFDDSLSAVDTETDKAIREALERRSKGVTTFIISHRISTLKSSDKIIVLDKGEVSQMGTHDELINEEGLYKRIWDIQSDQNGNYNKKGKVS
- the yfcE gene encoding phosphodiesterase translates to MKLFFISDIHGSAKYLRKALKAYEKEKAQYIVILGDELYHGARNPLPEEYNPKEVTRILNEYKDKIMAVRGNCDSEVDQMVIEYPIMSDYSIILYNGKRLFLTHGHIYNKDNLPNISNGDVLIYGHTHVPVADKINGISIINPGSITFPKENTPHCYGILEDNKFCIKTLEGEIYKELDI